A single Notoacmeibacter ruber DNA region contains:
- a CDS encoding glutathione S-transferase family protein — protein sequence MLTLYSMPSSGNSHKVRLLFKKLGIEYRHVAAEYGSGVTRSPEFLEKNPHGRVPLVEWDDGRVLSESNAILCHFGEGTRFIPGDPFKRAKMFEWMFWEQNSHEATVAVRAAILNYRHREAERRSDVLDPLFDAGQRNLYRMEIQLQKTPYLIGDEISLADLSLYPYSATAESRGGFDLSDMPALEEWLRRVEQDPDHIPLDWLPEEKG from the coding sequence GTGCTGACACTTTATTCCATGCCGAGTTCCGGCAACTCCCACAAGGTTCGTTTGCTGTTCAAGAAACTCGGTATCGAGTATCGCCACGTGGCAGCAGAGTATGGCAGCGGCGTCACCCGCAGTCCGGAATTTCTCGAAAAGAACCCGCACGGTCGAGTTCCGCTCGTCGAGTGGGACGATGGCAGGGTCCTCTCGGAAAGCAACGCCATTCTCTGCCATTTCGGGGAAGGCACGCGGTTCATTCCCGGCGACCCTTTCAAGCGAGCCAAAATGTTCGAATGGATGTTCTGGGAGCAGAACTCGCATGAAGCGACGGTCGCCGTTCGTGCCGCCATCCTGAATTATCGTCACCGCGAAGCGGAGCGCCGGTCAGATGTTCTCGATCCACTTTTCGATGCGGGACAGCGCAACCTCTACCGAATGGAAATCCAGCTTCAGAAAACGCCTTATCTCATTGGCGACGAGATAAGCCTGGCGGATCTCAGCCTCTATCCCTACAGCGCGACCGCAGAGAGCCGGGGAGGTTTCGACCTCTCCGATATGCCGGCACTGGAGGAATGGTTGCGGCGTGTCGAACAGGATCCGGACCATATCCCGCTCGACTGGCTCCCCGAAGAGAAAGGCTGA
- a CDS encoding pyridoxal phosphate-dependent aminotransferase yields MAFLADILSRVQPSATIAVAQKARELKAQGRNVISLGAGEPDFDTPDNIKSAAKDAIERGETKYTPVAGIPELRKAIAEKFSRENGIEYDWQQTIVGTGGKQILFNAFMATLNPGDEVVIPAPYWVSYPEMVAICGGESVFAETHLEDGFKLRPEALEAAITDKTKWLVFNSPSNPSGAAYTKDEIKALTDVLMRHPNVWVLTDDMYEHLVYEGFSYHTPVQVEPGLKDRTLTMNGVSKAYSMTGWRIGYAAGPKELIKAMETIQSQQTSGPASISQWAAVEALTGPQDFIEKNKAVFQHRRDLVVSMLNQANGLTCPTPEGAFYVYPSCAGLIGKTAPSGKVIKTDEDFVTELLEAEGVAVVHGSAFGLGPNFRISYATSEEQLEDACSRIQRFCGNCK; encoded by the coding sequence ATGGCCTTTCTCGCCGACATTCTCTCACGCGTTCAGCCTTCCGCGACAATCGCTGTCGCCCAGAAGGCACGTGAATTGAAAGCACAGGGGCGGAACGTGATCAGCCTCGGTGCAGGCGAACCGGACTTCGATACGCCTGATAACATCAAGTCGGCAGCCAAGGACGCGATCGAGCGCGGCGAGACGAAATATACGCCTGTCGCCGGCATACCGGAATTGCGAAAGGCGATCGCCGAGAAGTTCAGCCGGGAAAACGGCATCGAATACGACTGGCAGCAAACGATCGTCGGCACCGGTGGCAAGCAGATCCTGTTCAACGCCTTCATGGCAACCCTCAACCCGGGCGACGAAGTCGTGATCCCGGCTCCATACTGGGTTTCCTATCCCGAGATGGTGGCGATTTGCGGCGGAGAATCCGTCTTTGCTGAGACCCATCTTGAGGATGGCTTCAAGCTTCGGCCCGAGGCTCTCGAAGCTGCGATTACCGACAAGACCAAATGGCTGGTCTTCAACTCGCCGTCCAACCCTTCGGGCGCGGCCTATACCAAGGACGAGATCAAGGCTCTCACAGACGTTCTCATGCGTCATCCCAACGTCTGGGTGCTTACGGACGACATGTATGAGCACCTCGTCTACGAGGGTTTCAGCTACCATACGCCTGTTCAGGTGGAACCCGGTCTGAAAGACCGTACCCTCACCATGAACGGTGTCTCCAAGGCCTATTCCATGACGGGCTGGCGCATCGGCTATGCGGCTGGACCGAAGGAGCTTATCAAGGCCATGGAGACCATCCAGAGCCAGCAGACCTCGGGGCCGGCTTCCATCAGTCAGTGGGCGGCCGTGGAAGCGCTGACGGGCCCGCAGGACTTCATCGAGAAGAACAAGGCAGTGTTTCAGCATCGGCGTGATCTGGTGGTGTCGATGCTGAATCAGGCGAACGGCCTCACCTGCCCCACGCCGGAAGGTGCCTTCTACGTCTACCCGTCCTGCGCCGGATTGATCGGCAAGACCGCTCCCTCCGGCAAGGTCATCAAAACGGACGAGGATTTCGTCACCGAATTGCTCGAAGCCGAAGGCGTCGCCGTCGTTCACGGTTCGGCCTTCGGGCTGGGTCCGAACTTCCGCATCAGCTACGCGACCAGCGAAGAGCAGTTGGAAGACGCATGTTCTCGCATCCAGCGCTTCTGCGGCAATTGCAAATAA
- a CDS encoding excalibur calcium-binding domain-containing protein: MKALVHAVILATSLSVVSIDMAFAARCADYSNCREAVIAWCAGMHPRADGDNDGIPCENVCKSRVQVVAIMAEIGCTR, from the coding sequence ATGAAAGCGCTCGTTCATGCTGTGATACTCGCGACCAGCCTTTCGGTCGTTTCGATCGACATGGCTTTTGCCGCACGGTGCGCCGATTACAGCAATTGCCGGGAGGCCGTGATCGCATGGTGCGCGGGCATGCATCCGCGTGCCGATGGCGACAATGACGGCATACCCTGCGAAAACGTCTGCAAGAGCCGTGTTCAGGTCGTCGCGATCATGGCCGAGATCGGGTGCACAAGATAA
- a CDS encoding LysR family transcriptional regulator: MPVDWDKLRVFHAAAQAGSFTHAADTLNLSQSAISRQVSALEHEIGVSLFHRHARGLVLTEAGETLFNTAQEVLLKLETVRSNLTESKDKPSGPLRVTTTVGLGTGWLAKRVDEFMQQYPDVQLQLLFSNEELDLTMREADCAIRLRQPQQPDLIQRKLFTVHFHLWASEDYVRRKGQPQSLEELQNHRLITFGEPVIAYLRNLNWLETVQVSSGERLQPSLQMNDLNSIRSAVKRGLGIAMLPDYIVDHDSGFIHILPEVEVPTFDTFFVYAEAMRSQAKLEAFRDFMFAKARRWSF, translated from the coding sequence ATGCCGGTCGATTGGGACAAATTGCGGGTTTTTCACGCCGCGGCGCAAGCTGGTTCGTTCACACATGCGGCAGACACACTCAACCTTTCGCAATCGGCGATCAGCCGGCAGGTCAGCGCACTGGAACACGAAATTGGCGTCTCGCTCTTTCACCGCCATGCGCGCGGCCTCGTGCTGACGGAGGCAGGTGAAACGCTGTTCAACACCGCCCAGGAAGTCCTGCTGAAGCTCGAGACGGTTCGGTCAAACCTGACCGAATCGAAGGACAAGCCGAGCGGTCCACTCCGCGTGACCACGACGGTCGGGCTTGGCACGGGATGGCTAGCCAAGCGCGTCGATGAATTCATGCAGCAATATCCGGATGTTCAGTTACAGCTCCTCTTCTCCAATGAAGAACTGGATCTGACGATGCGCGAAGCGGACTGCGCGATCCGGCTGCGTCAGCCGCAGCAGCCGGATCTCATTCAGCGAAAACTCTTCACTGTTCACTTCCACCTCTGGGCGAGCGAGGACTATGTGCGCCGCAAGGGGCAGCCTCAATCATTGGAAGAGCTGCAAAATCACCGATTGATCACTTTCGGCGAGCCGGTCATCGCTTATCTGCGGAATCTGAACTGGCTGGAAACGGTGCAGGTCTCCAGTGGAGAACGCCTTCAGCCCAGCTTGCAGATGAACGATCTCAATTCGATCCGGAGCGCCGTTAAGCGCGGTCTCGGGATCGCTATGCTTCCGGACTACATTGTCGACCACGATTCCGGATTTATCCATATCCTTCCGGAAGTCGAGGTGCCGACCTTCGACACCTTTTTCGTCTATGCCGAAGCGATGCGGAGCCAGGCCAAGCTGGAAGCATTTCGCGACTTCATGTTTGCAAAAGCCCGGCGCTGGAGCTTCTAA
- the trxB gene encoding thioredoxin-disulfide reductase: MPASAQHTSVLVIGSGPAGYTAAIYASRALLEPVLIAGLEQGGQLMITTDVENYPGFADPIMGPQLMEQMRQQAENVGARLVSDIVTDVNLDIRPFRITCDSGAVWTADSVIIATGAQAKWLGLPSEETFKGFGVSACATCDGFFYRGKHVLVVGGGNSAVEEALYLANIAEKVTVVHRRDEFRAERILQDRLFRQKNVEILWNTEVDEMLGTQPKAPLPPSVNAVRLKDVTTGETREMDIDGVFVAIGHAPAVSLFEGKLKQKPNGYLWTEADSTRTSVPGVFAAGDVADDIYRQAVTAAGLGCMAALEAERYLAGIASETEVQAAE; this comes from the coding sequence ATGCCAGCGTCCGCTCAGCACACAAGCGTCCTCGTCATCGGTTCCGGCCCGGCTGGCTATACCGCTGCCATCTATGCCTCGCGCGCTCTGCTGGAGCCGGTCCTGATTGCAGGGCTGGAGCAGGGCGGCCAGTTGATGATTACCACCGATGTGGAGAACTATCCCGGCTTTGCAGACCCCATCATGGGGCCGCAATTGATGGAGCAGATGCGTCAGCAGGCCGAAAATGTCGGGGCGCGTCTCGTTTCGGATATCGTGACGGACGTCAATCTGGATATCCGCCCGTTCCGCATCACATGCGACAGCGGAGCGGTATGGACCGCCGATTCCGTCATCATTGCAACGGGTGCGCAAGCCAAATGGCTTGGACTACCGAGCGAAGAGACGTTCAAGGGATTTGGCGTCTCAGCCTGCGCAACCTGTGACGGGTTCTTCTATCGCGGCAAGCATGTGCTTGTGGTCGGCGGGGGCAATTCAGCGGTCGAGGAGGCCCTTTATCTTGCCAATATCGCAGAGAAGGTGACAGTCGTTCACCGTCGCGACGAATTCCGCGCCGAGCGTATCCTTCAGGATCGTCTGTTCCGCCAGAAGAATGTCGAAATCCTCTGGAATACCGAGGTCGACGAAATGCTTGGCACCCAACCCAAGGCGCCCCTTCCGCCATCGGTCAATGCTGTCCGTCTGAAAGATGTGACAACGGGCGAGACCCGCGAAATGGATATTGACGGCGTGTTCGTCGCGATTGGGCATGCGCCGGCCGTTTCGCTCTTCGAGGGCAAGCTGAAGCAGAAGCCCAACGGCTACCTCTGGACGGAAGCGGATTCGACCCGCACCTCGGTGCCCGGCGTTTTTGCCGCAGGCGATGTGGCAGACGATATCTATCGCCAAGCCGTTACCGCCGCCGGCCTTGGCTGCATGGCTGCCCTTGAGGCCGAACGCTATCTCGCCGGTATTGCATCGGAAACCGAAGTACAGGCTGCCGAATAA
- a CDS encoding glycosyltransferase family 4 protein yields MVTSPPAARRAASPEPLLAVAPNLKRRLSGVTATIARLVPLQAQKEPVAAYGTGLPHDVPTIGTLRLLREGYRRRSGQPVFHARRNTEMLLGLVLRDLLFGRWKLLFTSASQRHHTAWSRFLISRMDHVIATSAAGQAYLAVPSDVVHHGIDIDSFSPPSDRAASRKSLGLPERPTIGCFGRIRRQKGTDVFVEAMIALLAERPAWQGVVLGRATEGHQAFLGELQSKAEAAGLADRILYPPEVPVDEVPQWYKALDIFVAPQRWEGFGLTVLEALSTGVPTVATRVGAFPELIVDGETGFLIEPGNENAMIGPLAGLMDNEAERKAMAVAARRYAEQHFSIETEVETLLAIYRRLANESWDSAR; encoded by the coding sequence ATGGTTACGTCCCCGCCCGCAGCGCGCCGCGCGGCATCGCCTGAACCTTTGCTGGCGGTCGCGCCCAATCTGAAGCGACGGCTGTCCGGTGTCACCGCGACGATCGCACGTCTGGTGCCATTGCAGGCTCAAAAGGAGCCGGTTGCTGCCTACGGGACGGGATTGCCGCACGATGTGCCGACGATCGGCACGTTGCGGCTTCTGCGGGAGGGCTATCGGCGGCGGTCTGGCCAGCCGGTCTTCCATGCCCGGCGCAATACCGAAATGCTGCTGGGGCTCGTTCTCCGTGACCTTCTGTTCGGACGCTGGAAGCTGCTCTTCACCTCAGCCTCTCAACGGCACCATACCGCTTGGAGCCGTTTTCTGATCTCCCGGATGGATCACGTCATTGCCACCTCGGCGGCGGGGCAGGCCTATCTGGCCGTGCCATCAGACGTCGTCCATCACGGCATCGATATAGACAGCTTTTCACCTCCTTCCGACCGGGCTGCGTCACGAAAATCGCTTGGGCTTCCCGAGAGACCCACGATTGGCTGTTTTGGACGTATCCGCAGGCAAAAGGGCACTGACGTCTTCGTCGAGGCGATGATCGCGCTTCTCGCGGAACGCCCGGCCTGGCAGGGGGTGGTGCTGGGACGCGCGACGGAGGGCCACCAGGCTTTCCTCGGCGAACTCCAGAGCAAAGCGGAGGCCGCAGGTCTTGCCGACAGGATTCTCTATCCGCCGGAAGTACCGGTCGACGAAGTGCCGCAATGGTACAAGGCACTCGATATTTTCGTGGCCCCACAACGCTGGGAAGGGTTTGGTCTGACGGTTCTGGAAGCATTGTCGACAGGCGTTCCGACGGTCGCCACACGGGTCGGCGCTTTTCCCGAACTCATCGTCGACGGCGAAACGGGTTTTCTCATAGAGCCGGGAAATGAGAATGCGATGATTGGTCCGCTCGCCGGTCTTATGGATAATGAGGCTGAACGGAAAGCGATGGCCGTGGCGGCGCGGCGCTATGCCGAGCAACATTTTTCGATCGAAACGGAAGTCGAAACGTTGCTCGCGATCTACCGCCGCCTGGCCAATGAATCGTGGGATTCGGCCCGCTGA
- a CDS encoding glycosyltransferase: protein MKVFHFHFGKDGGAERFFTHLVAALGERGVEQTAVIRPKRLWRPAIAPYATIIESHFRDLSTDRLLLPLRMKRRVSKERPDAVLAWMPKGAKLMPADPKTHKIARLGDYPLRLKHFDRLDTLVCNTPGIAERVRELGWTRNVEVITNFTNEERVAPVDRAAYGAGPDDFVVSTMGRFVPRKGFDVLIDAAALNPSIHLWIMGDGELAEALAEQAKERGVENRVKFLGWQSDIRPFVAASDAFAMASNHEPLGNVVLEAWAQGKPVVSTRCEGPSWFMEDGADGLMVDIGDAEGFAKAFARLKEEDGLAERLAAGGMATLKSRFSKQAICDQYIRLFKEKP from the coding sequence TTGAAGGTCTTTCACTTTCATTTTGGCAAGGATGGCGGCGCGGAGCGTTTTTTTACCCATCTCGTCGCCGCGCTCGGCGAACGCGGGGTCGAACAGACCGCCGTCATCCGCCCGAAACGTCTTTGGCGGCCAGCCATCGCGCCCTATGCCACGATTATCGAAAGCCATTTTCGGGATTTGTCGACCGACAGGCTGCTCTTGCCGCTACGGATGAAACGGCGTGTCAGTAAAGAAAGACCGGATGCAGTGTTGGCATGGATGCCGAAGGGAGCCAAGCTGATGCCCGCCGACCCGAAGACACACAAGATCGCGCGGCTGGGCGATTATCCGCTACGCCTCAAGCATTTCGACCGGCTCGACACGCTGGTCTGCAATACGCCAGGCATAGCGGAGCGTGTGCGTGAACTTGGTTGGACGCGCAATGTCGAGGTCATTACGAATTTCACGAATGAGGAGCGCGTTGCGCCGGTCGATCGCGCTGCATATGGCGCGGGCCCGGACGATTTCGTGGTCTCGACGATGGGCCGCTTCGTGCCCCGCAAGGGTTTTGACGTTCTGATCGATGCAGCCGCTCTCAACCCCTCCATTCATCTTTGGATCATGGGCGACGGCGAACTGGCGGAGGCTCTGGCGGAGCAGGCGAAGGAACGCGGTGTCGAAAACAGGGTCAAATTTCTCGGCTGGCAGTCCGATATCCGGCCGTTTGTCGCGGCCAGCGACGCCTTCGCGATGGCTTCCAACCACGAGCCTCTCGGCAATGTCGTGCTGGAGGCATGGGCACAGGGCAAGCCGGTGGTCTCGACACGGTGCGAAGGCCCGAGTTGGTTCATGGAGGACGGCGCCGATGGCCTGATGGTCGATATCGGCGATGCGGAGGGCTTTGCCAAAGCGTTCGCGAGGTTAAAAGAAGAGGACGGCCTGGCAGAACGTCTGGCAGCGGGGGGGATGGCAACCCTCAAAAGCCGTTTTTCCAAACAGGCGATCTGCGACCAATACATACGTCTTTTCAAAGAAAAACCCTGA
- a CDS encoding glycosyltransferase family 2 protein: MALPLSAFIICKNEAAYLGNCLESLRCCSEIVVVDSGSTDGTLDLIADYAERGFPIRLFERGWPGYAAQKQFALEQCTQPWCLNIDADERLDRALVDALPALLAASDHIAGWKIARRPFLIGYGYTPEHAHERRNLRLIRKGRGTYDLSLMVHEGIVPDGEVRPSKEGSLLHFRPLPLDEQILKENNYSSLKADMQLERGRKPSVVKLLFSPTTYFLRLYFRTGLWRCGVPGLIQAMTGAAYSFMTEAKKFERTALRDGPPVEDGTEIWWRESGNSEERDIA, translated from the coding sequence ATGGCACTTCCGCTCTCCGCCTTCATCATATGCAAGAATGAGGCCGCCTATCTCGGCAATTGTCTCGAAAGCCTGCGTTGCTGCTCCGAGATTGTCGTCGTCGACTCCGGATCGACTGACGGCACGCTTGATCTGATTGCGGATTATGCCGAGCGCGGCTTTCCGATCCGCCTTTTTGAGCGTGGCTGGCCGGGTTATGCCGCGCAGAAACAGTTTGCGCTGGAGCAGTGCACGCAACCATGGTGTCTGAACATCGATGCGGATGAGCGTCTCGACCGCGCCTTGGTCGACGCCCTGCCGGCTTTGCTCGCGGCCTCCGATCACATTGCCGGCTGGAAGATTGCGCGTCGGCCTTTCCTGATTGGGTACGGTTATACGCCGGAGCACGCTCATGAGCGGCGCAATCTGCGTCTGATCCGGAAAGGACGAGGCACATACGATCTTTCGCTGATGGTTCATGAGGGGATCGTTCCGGATGGAGAGGTTCGCCCTTCCAAAGAGGGGAGTCTCCTGCATTTCAGGCCGTTGCCGCTCGATGAGCAGATCCTCAAGGAGAACAACTATTCCTCGCTGAAAGCGGACATGCAGCTGGAGAGGGGACGAAAGCCCAGTGTCGTCAAACTCCTGTTCAGTCCGACAACCTATTTTCTTCGTCTTTATTTCCGCACGGGCCTGTGGCGCTGCGGCGTGCCGGGCCTGATCCAGGCGATGACCGGCGCGGCCTATTCCTTCATGACGGAAGCGAAGAAGTTCGAGCGCACGGCATTGCGTGATGGCCCACCCGTGGAGGATGGGACGGAAATCTGGTGGCGTGAATCCGGGAACAGCGAAGAAAGGGACATCGCTTGA
- a CDS encoding glycosyltransferase family 2 protein, with protein MRFLPSFLKHYRSLGVDRFVFVDDGSEDGSVEFLSGQADVDLYTSKLRFAEARRGRLWREQLALSYGFDRWYINVDSDEYLIPPCNGKMDFKTYLRRIFGLNKRRIIAPMIDLYPIGSLSHAKFDAGSGGYPWDVADHFDRDGYRYERSESGNISIYGGPRHRVFGVNAKLTKYPVLWWDSDTSLRKSIHAPDPSWRNSPTEWGVLLHFKIFSDLKQQVAAVVENRQHYDGASIYKQMQDQMDTAMPESFEYNGSVHLKDMETLRSSGFLVSALDRGKDRTS; from the coding sequence ATGAGATTTCTCCCGTCCTTCCTCAAGCACTATCGCAGTCTGGGCGTGGACAGGTTCGTGTTCGTCGACGACGGGTCCGAGGATGGAAGCGTCGAATTTCTCAGCGGTCAGGCCGACGTGGATCTCTACACTTCCAAGCTTCGATTTGCCGAAGCCCGACGGGGCCGCCTGTGGCGGGAGCAGCTTGCGCTCTCCTATGGCTTCGATCGCTGGTACATCAACGTGGACTCGGATGAATATCTGATACCGCCGTGTAACGGGAAGATGGACTTCAAAACCTATCTTCGCCGTATCTTCGGCTTGAACAAGCGGCGCATCATCGCGCCGATGATCGATCTGTATCCCATCGGGTCTCTGTCTCATGCGAAATTCGACGCGGGTTCCGGCGGTTATCCCTGGGACGTCGCCGACCATTTCGATCGCGATGGATATCGATATGAGCGGTCAGAAAGTGGAAATATTTCGATCTATGGCGGGCCAAGACACCGGGTGTTCGGCGTCAATGCGAAATTGACGAAATATCCGGTCCTGTGGTGGGATTCAGATACCAGCCTGCGCAAATCCATTCATGCCCCTGACCCCTCATGGCGCAACTCCCCGACAGAATGGGGCGTGCTTTTGCATTTCAAAATCTTTTCGGATTTGAAGCAGCAGGTTGCTGCCGTCGTCGAAAATCGACAGCACTATGACGGTGCTTCCATCTATAAGCAGATGCAGGACCAGATGGACACGGCGATGCCGGAGAGTTTCGAATATAACGGCTCGGTGCATCTCAAGGATATGGAAACATTGCGATCAAGCGGCTTTCTTGTTTCGGCGCTCGATCGCGGGAAGGATAGAACCAGTTAA
- a CDS encoding glycosyltransferase family 2 protein → MANDEGTPFSYPFCGEGAVRSADDTMRLRDFLSAQYRYLKNLRIAELSLSSGAGPERFSGDAIACVFLCHDDLRFLPSFLEHYRSMGVSRFICVDDRSTDGSREFLQAQEDVDLWVSARRYREARRGKVWREWLMCRYGFGRWYLNVDSDEYFIAPLHDQMPLSDYVAVLNRRAIRRVAAPMIDFYPRELEEAVFHGTNGEKPWEVAPLFDGGDYEGRLEQAGPILLGGVRRRVFHSDNHLMKYPLLYWDRACTLGASVHWPKPARYNWTTEWGVLLHFKIFSDLAGQVQQAIQEGQHMGGAENYIALKNHLEKAESSNFIYEKTINYTGPQSLRSRDFLKSAIEFRENT, encoded by the coding sequence ATGGCAAATGATGAAGGCACCCCTTTTTCCTATCCGTTTTGCGGCGAGGGAGCGGTTCGCAGCGCAGATGACACGATGCGTCTGCGAGATTTTCTATCTGCTCAATACCGATACCTGAAAAACCTGCGCATCGCCGAGCTTTCGCTGTCGAGCGGTGCCGGCCCCGAACGTTTTTCTGGTGACGCCATCGCTTGCGTCTTTCTCTGCCATGATGATCTGAGATTTCTACCGAGTTTTCTCGAGCACTATCGATCGATGGGCGTCTCACGCTTCATATGCGTCGATGATCGGTCGACCGACGGATCGCGAGAGTTTCTGCAAGCGCAGGAAGATGTCGACCTGTGGGTCTCGGCAAGGCGATATCGTGAGGCTCGGCGCGGTAAGGTGTGGCGTGAATGGCTCATGTGTCGCTATGGATTTGGACGATGGTATTTGAATGTGGATAGTGACGAATATTTCATCGCGCCACTGCACGATCAAATGCCATTGAGTGATTACGTTGCGGTACTGAACCGAAGAGCCATCAGACGTGTCGCTGCGCCGATGATCGATTTCTATCCGCGGGAACTCGAGGAAGCGGTCTTTCACGGCACAAATGGTGAGAAGCCATGGGAGGTAGCCCCCTTATTTGACGGAGGCGATTATGAAGGCCGGCTAGAGCAGGCTGGTCCGATCCTGCTCGGCGGCGTGAGGCGGCGGGTCTTTCATTCCGACAATCATCTGATGAAATACCCTCTTCTCTATTGGGATCGAGCTTGCACACTCGGAGCATCGGTTCATTGGCCGAAACCGGCTCGCTACAATTGGACGACCGAATGGGGCGTACTCCTTCATTTCAAAATCTTCTCCGATCTTGCCGGCCAGGTTCAGCAGGCAATCCAGGAGGGGCAGCACATGGGTGGTGCTGAAAATTATATCGCCCTAAAAAACCATTTGGAGAAAGCAGAAAGCTCGAATTTCATCTATGAAAAGACGATCAATTATACAGGCCCTCAATCGCTTCGTTCGAGGGACTTTCTCAAAAGCGCGATAGAATTTCGCGAGAATACGTGA
- the greA gene encoding transcription elongation factor GreA, which produces MQKVPMTAPGHLKLKEELRWRQQEERPRIIDAISEARAHGDLSENAEYHAAKEAQSLNEGRIKELEDLTTRAEIIDVSKMSGDTIKFGATIRLVDEDTEDEKTYQIVGDQEADPKEGRISVSSPISRALIGKKVGDSIEVKAPGGSKYYEILEVKWR; this is translated from the coding sequence ATGCAGAAAGTGCCCATGACCGCTCCGGGTCATCTCAAGCTGAAGGAAGAACTGCGCTGGCGCCAGCAGGAAGAACGGCCGCGCATCATCGATGCGATTTCGGAAGCGCGCGCCCATGGCGATCTCTCCGAGAATGCCGAATACCATGCGGCCAAGGAAGCGCAGAGCCTGAATGAGGGCCGGATCAAGGAACTCGAAGATCTAACCACTCGCGCGGAAATTATCGACGTCTCCAAGATGAGCGGCGACACGATCAAGTTCGGCGCGACGATCAGGCTCGTCGATGAGGATACGGAAGACGAAAAGACCTATCAGATCGTCGGCGATCAGGAGGCTGATCCCAAGGAGGGTCGGATTTCCGTTTCCTCGCCGATCTCCCGTGCGCTGATCGGCAAGAAGGTTGGCGATTCAATCGAGGTGAAAGCGCCTGGCGGGAGCAAATACTACGAAATCCTCGAAGTGAAGTGGCGCTAA
- a CDS encoding DUF1499 domain-containing protein has protein sequence MKIFLIILAILVAVAIAAFLGAIAYGRLTGWETRTRKADQGMYDFDAAQRSATDNDALGCTKGLCAEPDVVLPEPPDSAENAFARIERHIEADRSEVERVDDRSDITYRRYVVRTPLMRFPDTVDLRWSPEGWRAMSRSLLGRSDLGANEKRLRQWFDIEND, from the coding sequence ATGAAAATCTTCCTGATCATCCTCGCCATTCTTGTCGCCGTTGCAATTGCTGCGTTTCTTGGCGCGATCGCTTACGGCAGACTGACGGGATGGGAGACCCGAACGCGAAAGGCCGATCAGGGCATGTATGATTTTGACGCGGCACAGCGTTCCGCGACTGATAATGACGCGCTGGGCTGCACGAAAGGCCTCTGCGCCGAGCCGGACGTGGTCCTGCCGGAGCCGCCCGACAGCGCCGAAAACGCATTCGCGCGGATTGAACGGCACATCGAAGCCGACCGATCGGAGGTCGAGCGGGTGGATGATCGCTCAGATATCACATATCGCCGTTATGTCGTTCGAACGCCGCTCATGCGGTTTCCCGACACTGTCGACCTGCGCTGGTCGCCGGAAGGTTGGCGCGCCATGAGCCGCTCTCTACTTGGACGAAGCGATCTCGGCGCCAATGAAAAACGCCTGCGCCAGTGGTTCGATATCGAGAATGACTGA